ACCCTTAAATATTGAAATTCCCGGGGAAGGTAAACCTGTATTTAAAAAACCCGGGCAGGCGGGCTGGTCGGGAACGACTCTTCCATGGATGTCGGTAGGCTATGAGCTTCAGATGACCCCCCTGCAAATATTGACATTGTACAATGGTATTGCCAACAATGGTATAATGATCAAGCCCATTATTGTTAAGGAAATCTGGAAAGTCAATAAACTGGAAAAAAGCTTCAAAACAGAAATTCTGAACGATAAACTATGTTCTCAGAAGACCCTTCAGACCCTGAACGGATTTCTTACCGGTGTGGTGGAGCATGGAACAGCCAGCAATATCAGGTCTTCCTCTTACAAGATAGCAGGTAAAACAGGGACTGCACTTGTTGCTACCCGCGGAGGCTATGAAACAGAAAGAATTTATCAGGCTTCCTTTGTCGGATTTTTCCCTGCAGAAAATCCGAAATACTCATGTATTGTCGTGATTACCAATCCAGCCTCCGGGCAAATATATGGTTCATCCGTTGCGGCTCCTGTATTCCGTCAGATTGCCGATGCAATTTTTGTCGGGGAATACAAAAAATATCTGACCACGGGCTACGATTATAAACCTGATTATCAAAGTATAGGAATCGTTTCAAAAGGATACATTGACGACATTTTACAACTCAGTTCAATTTTTGGTCTGACCATGAAAGGTCATACGATTTCAGGGGATTTTGTCAGGGTAGAAAAAGGAAGCGGCCAATTGTTAGTTTACGATGCTTCAAATGACAACAGACTGGTACCTGATGTTACCGGAATGTGCCTGAGTGATGCCATATATCTACTTGAAAACAAAGGGCTTAACGTAAATTTTACCGGAACGGGGAAAGTCATTTCGCAAAGCCTTGCACCCGGAACAGCTTTTCAGAAAGGATACAAAATCACATTAAGATTAGGGAGTTGAAAACAATACAAGACATATTCAGAACAACCGACTTCCGGCTGATAAAAGGTAATCTGCAGCAGGAAATAAAAGGCCTTGCCTTCGACAGCAGAAAGGTCGAAGAAGGATTTGCTTTTTTCGCCATCAGAGGTACCCAAACGGATGGACATCAATATGTAAATCAGGCAATAAGTAAGGGTGCTTCCCTGATAGTTGCTGAAGAAACAGATAAAAACTGGGAGGCTGGTGCCATCATTCAGGTAGCAGACAGTAACCTTGCTTTATCGCTGGCTTCCTCTGCATTTTATGATTTCCCTTCTGAAAAACTGAATCTGATAGGCGTTACAGGTACTAACGGGAAAACAACCACTGTAACACTTCTGTATCATCTCTTTAAAGGGCTTGGCTATTCCTGCGGATTGATTTCAACTATCCGTGTCTTAATCAACGACAAGGAATATCCGGCTACGCATACGACCCCTGACCCTGTTCAGCTTAATTCATTTTTCAGACAAATGGCCGATGAGAACTGCTCTTTTGCCTTTATGGAAGTGAGCTCACATGCCATAGCCCAAAAAAGAATCAATGGTCTGGCATTCAAAGGAGGAATTTTTACCAACATTACCCACGACCATCTTGATTATCACCTGACATTCAGAAACTATCTCGAAACCAAGAAAAAATTCTTTGATAATCTTGATAAAACAGCCTTTTCGCTCGTAAATGCAGATGACAGAAACAGTAAATTCATCCTTCAGAATACTCTTTCAGTAAAAAAGACATTCGGGCTGAAAAGTCCTGCAGACTTTAAGGCAAAAATCATTGAAAACAGCATGAACGGCCTTCACCTGAAGATAGATGACTCAGACTTTTATTCAGAAAAGCCGGGTGTTTTCAACGCCTATAACCTGCTTGGTGTATATGCTGCAGCCGTTATGTGCGGGGAAGATAAATACAAGATACTCGAATTACTCAGCCGTCCGGTAGATGTTGATGGCAGGTTTCAGCTGGTATTTAAAAACCCGCAGTACAGAGGAATTGTTGATTATGCCCACACGCCCGATGCACTTGAAAATGTATTGAAAACCATCTCCAATGCCAGAGAAAAAACTCAGAAGATTATCACCGTTTTCGGTTGTGGGGGGAACAGAGACAAAACCAAACGGCCTGAAATGGGGAAAATATCGGTTATCTATTCCGATAAGGTCATAGTCACCAGCGATAACCCGCGTGATGAAGATCCACAGGATATCATCAATAACATTCTTGAAGGTATTCCTTCCGGTGAAATGGAAAAAGTTCTGGTCATTGCCGACAGGGAACAAGCCATTAAAACCGCCTGTATGCTTGCTCAGTCAGGAGATATCATCCTGCTGGCAGGAAAAGGACACGAAACCTATCAGGAAATCAAGGGTGTAAAACATCATTTTGATGACAGGGAAATTTTACTGAAATATTTAAAAAGTTAACATCATGCTCTATCATTTATTCGCATTGATCGACCGGTATGTTGATTTTCCCGGCTCAGGCCTCTACCAGTTTATTTCGTTCAGAACGGCCATGAGCGTTTTGTTTTCATTATTCATTGGTTTATTTATCGGCAAAAAATTCATCCTTTTCCTGCAATCGAGGCAAATTAAAGATGAACAAAGGGAACTCGGCCTTCAAAATCAGTTCGACAAAAGCCATACACCTACCATGGGAGGAATCATCATCATCCTGTCTATTCTGATACCGGTTTTACTTTTCTCCGACCTGACCAATGTTTACATTCAGCTGCTGACCATCTCAACCATCTGGCTGGGAGCAATCGGATTTTTTGATGATTACATCAAGGTGTTCAAACATAAAAAGGAAGGTCTGAGGGCCAGGACAAAAATTATCGGTCAGTTGTTGCTGGGAATCATTGTAGGAACAACCATTTATTTTCACAATGATGTGGTCATCCGCGAAACAATGAGTGAACAGGAATATCAGGCAAAGACACATGAGCTGGAGTTTCAGCATGCCAAAACCACCTATCTTCCTGAAAAAAGGCAATATGTCGTAGAGCATAAATCCACAAAAACAACCATTCCATTTATTAAAAACAATGAGCTGGACTATTCAAAAATTCTGAAATTCACGGGAAAAGATTATTACAAATATGCATGGCTGATTTTCATACCAATAATCATTTTTATTATTGT
This Sphingobacteriales bacterium DNA region includes the following protein-coding sequences:
- a CDS encoding UDP-N-acetylmuramoyl-L-alanyl-D-glutamate--2,6-diaminopimelate ligase codes for the protein MKTIQDIFRTTDFRLIKGNLQQEIKGLAFDSRKVEEGFAFFAIRGTQTDGHQYVNQAISKGASLIVAEETDKNWEAGAIIQVADSNLALSLASSAFYDFPSEKLNLIGVTGTNGKTTTVTLLYHLFKGLGYSCGLISTIRVLINDKEYPATHTTPDPVQLNSFFRQMADENCSFAFMEVSSHAIAQKRINGLAFKGGIFTNITHDHLDYHLTFRNYLETKKKFFDNLDKTAFSLVNADDRNSKFILQNTLSVKKTFGLKSPADFKAKIIENSMNGLHLKIDDSDFYSEKPGVFNAYNLLGVYAAAVMCGEDKYKILELLSRPVDVDGRFQLVFKNPQYRGIVDYAHTPDALENVLKTISNAREKTQKIITVFGCGGNRDKTKRPEMGKISVIYSDKVIVTSDNPRDEDPQDIINNILEGIPSGEMEKVLVIADREQAIKTACMLAQSGDIILLAGKGHETYQEIKGVKHHFDDREILLKYLKS
- a CDS encoding phospho-N-acetylmuramoyl-pentapeptide-transferase; the protein is MLYHLFALIDRYVDFPGSGLYQFISFRTAMSVLFSLFIGLFIGKKFILFLQSRQIKDEQRELGLQNQFDKSHTPTMGGIIIILSILIPVLLFSDLTNVYIQLLTISTIWLGAIGFFDDYIKVFKHKKEGLRARTKIIGQLLLGIIVGTTIYFHNDVVIRETMSEQEYQAKTHELEFQHAKTTYLPEKRQYVVEHKSTKTTIPFIKNNELDYSKILKFTGKDYYKYAWLIFIPIIIFIIVAVSNGANLTDGLDGLNAGVSAIIVLVLAIFAYVSGNTIFSNYLNIMYIPNLGEIAVFSGAMIGASIGFLWYNAYPAQVFMGDTGSLTLGGLIAIMAVIVRKELLIPLLCGIYLIESLSVLIQRYWFKYTRIRYGQGRRIFLMAPLHHHYQKLGYVEPKIVARFWIVGISLAILTFITLKIR